The region GCCGCTGCTTTCGTACGCGCAGTTTGTCGAGATGCGGCTGGTCCCGGGTGCTGTCCGGCTCAAAGACGTGGTGCAGCGCCGAGGGTACGAGGCGGGAGACATGATCGAGGCTGGGAGGTTCCACATCTGTGCTGGGTGTGGACGGTGAGAGGTATGGCTCGAGAACGGAGGCAACTTCACCCGGTGCCTGGATCGGTGTTTGCGAGGGTCGAGGAGGTGTCTGGGGCGTGGGCATCATCTGAGCACGATGGGCGTATTCCATGGGACGATGCACGTACCGTCGGGCGAGGTAGGGATGCTGCATAGAACGGATGCTGGGCACGTGTCGTTCTCGTTGATACCAGCGAAAGTAGCGTGGATTGCCCATTTCGTCCGGAGCCATACGCACAAACCCGTAGGGATCATGCTGGGACGAGGGTCGAAGTGAGAATTTCTGGGAGGAAGGCATGACAGACAACGAGGAGGAGCGCCAAAGGGGGGCTTTGTACATCGCATGactgccgccgctgctcgtcgaggcACCTGGCGTCGAGGACAGCCAACTAGGCGCGTGGGGCCGCCCATCATTCGTTGGCGTCGAGGaacgcagcgccgcgcggtTGCGCATAATGGTATCTTCTCGCGACCGTGACGAGATCAGGTACGGGAGCAGGGACTGGTTCTGTGGATG is a window of Malassezia restricta chromosome III, complete sequence DNA encoding:
- a CDS encoding helix-loop-helix DNA-binding domain protein, producing the protein MFLGREDVVRQGEGSDRSLALPDMSPHQSAPLSEAVMEKIPMSRTPHMEQYDGVSHPQNQSLLPYLISSRSREDTIMRNRAALRSSTPTNDGRPHAPSWLSSTPGASTSSGGSHAMYKAPLWRSSSLSVMPSSQKFSLRPSSQHDPYGFVRMAPDEMGNPRYFRWYQRERHVPSIRSMQHPYLARRYVHRPMEYAHRAQMMPTPQTPPRPSQTPIQAPGEVASVLEPYLSPSTPSTDVEPPSLDHVSRLVPSALHHVFEPDSTRDQPHLDKLRVRKQRLHMAYTTGDWSLSDDVAMLWTDSKKRKASNQGPLSIEEKKANHIASEQKRRSNIRKGYDTLASMLPAVTKTEPESVPEEDARANLPNEVSILLEAVEYLQGRLQRHEQLRQRKKDLQHQLFQRYAGMSS